From the genome of Fusobacterium varium, one region includes:
- the qseF gene encoding Quorum-sensing regulator protein F, producing the protein MELIKNLFGEKGYIDGITIIDTKGEILFTVKFNSKLNSNSEDYEVIGKNFYEIYENLSGNKSSMYKAMELEMPIYIKNQKLKPKNHKEILISSLSIPIKSGGRIVGAIDLSSEEISDSKKFEKDTEISLDELKKINLRNLSLNKNGAKYTLNDIITNNFEMKQLKEFIKTISDSYLPVMIYGETGTGKELFAQAIHNESKRKDRPFIAQNCAAIPENLLESIFFGTAKGAFTGAVDSPGLLETADGGTIFLDEINSMPMNLQSKLLRALQENKIRRIGAKDTIDINVKIIAALNKDPMKAIEDKELRMDLYYRLSVLNITIPPLRERKDDISVLVNYFVAKYNELLEKNVRYISSDICQTFQTYDWPGNIREIEHIVAFGMSVIRPDQEKLEFSDLERKWIEITGKKKHKTELPAKDLKTMVEEYEKSVIEKVLEVSAHNITKASLILKIPRQTLQRKIKQYEL; encoded by the coding sequence ATGGAACTTATAAAAAATCTTTTTGGGGAAAAGGGTTATATTGATGGAATAACAATTATAGATACAAAAGGGGAAATATTGTTTACTGTTAAGTTTAATAGTAAGCTTAATAGTAATAGTGAAGATTATGAAGTAATAGGAAAGAATTTTTATGAAATATATGAGAATCTTTCTGGGAATAAAAGCAGTATGTATAAAGCTATGGAATTAGAAATGCCTATATATATTAAAAATCAAAAATTGAAACCAAAGAATCACAAAGAAATATTGATATCATCACTATCAATCCCCATAAAATCAGGAGGCAGGATAGTAGGGGCTATTGATTTATCTTCAGAAGAAATAAGTGATTCTAAAAAGTTTGAAAAAGATACTGAAATAAGTTTAGATGAATTAAAAAAAATAAATTTAAGAAATCTTTCTTTAAATAAGAATGGTGCTAAATATACCCTTAATGATATTATTACTAATAACTTTGAAATGAAACAGTTAAAGGAGTTTATAAAAACAATATCTGATTCATATCTACCAGTAATGATTTATGGAGAAACAGGAACAGGAAAAGAACTTTTTGCTCAGGCTATACATAATGAAAGTAAGAGAAAAGACAGACCTTTTATAGCTCAAAACTGTGCAGCTATACCAGAGAATCTTCTTGAGAGTATATTCTTCGGAACAGCTAAAGGTGCTTTTACAGGAGCAGTAGATAGTCCAGGATTATTAGAAACAGCTGATGGAGGAACTATTTTTTTAGATGAAATCAATTCCATGCCAATGAATCTGCAATCAAAATTATTAAGAGCATTGCAGGAGAATAAAATAAGAAGAATAGGAGCAAAGGATACAATAGATATAAATGTAAAAATAATTGCAGCATTGAATAAAGATCCTATGAAGGCTATAGAAGATAAAGAATTGAGAATGGATCTTTACTATAGACTTAGTGTTTTGAATATAACTATTCCACCTTTGAGAGAGAGAAAAGATGACATATCTGTCCTTGTAAATTATTTTGTTGCTAAGTACAATGAACTTCTTGAAAAAAATGTCAGGTATATTTCCAGTGATATATGTCAGACATTTCAAACATATGATTGGCCAGGTAATATAAGGGAAATAGAACATATAGTAGCTTTTGGTATGAGTGTTATAAGACCAGATCAAGAAAAACTTGAATTTTCAGATTTAGAAAGAAAATGGATAGAGATAACAGGAAAGAAAAAACACAAAACAGAGCTACCAGCTAAAGACTTAAAAACAATGGTAGAGGAATATGAGAAAAGTGTAATAGAAAAAGTACTGGAAGTGTCAGCACATAATATAACAAAAGCTTCATTAATATTAAAAATACCAAGACAGACTTTACAAAGAAAAATA
- a CDS encoding MORN repeat variant has translation MVPLLRYYENGILANKGTYKNGKIHGVFQENTPEGKLFRKSIYENGAEVSVQYEMSRK, from the coding sequence ATGGTCCCTTTATTAAGATATTATGAAAATGGTATTTTAGCAAATAAAGGAACATATAAAAATGGTAAAATTCATGGAGTTTTTCAGGAAAATACTCCTGAAGGAAAACTTTTTAGAAAATCAATTTATGAAAATGGTGCTGAAGTATCAGTTCAATATGAAATGTCAAGGAAGTAA
- the adeC_1 gene encoding Adenine deaminase, which translates to MNKIDRRKLIETALGKREATLKLENANLVNVFSGEIYMANVYLYNEYIADVVEIENDKNKKAEKVIDLKGQFLAPGFIDSHLHIESSHLTPYHFAEAVIPKGTTTIIADPHEIGNALGEEGVDYMLEASENLPMNQYFLIPSCVPSVVGLETTGAELTADMIDKMLDKDRILGLGEVMDYVGVINSDKRMEDIVDAAYQKDKFLQGHAPEVTGENLSAYLCGGPVSCHEVRNGIHAKEKIRKGMIVDARESSMSKNITSIVENIKDFKSPRNLTLCTDDREPKDILEKGHINDCVRVAIKAGLDPIEAIRAVTLNTAQAYHLEKLGAIAPGYFADMVVFDNLKDINVKSVYYKGKLVAENDQMTVEIKKPVIEIENRNTVTIKDFSVEDFKIKVPVENGKIEIIGMEYKDRVRSITRKKVFEVPVKDGYIDLSGTELNFVAIANRYHNDNIALAVVENFYMAKGAVGTTYSHDSHNITIIYNDPQDAVAISKRIAEIGGGVVVAEKGKIVDELPFPIAGMLSQKPAKDVSLDIQRMNALLRTYGIETDSPITRPSTLALIVIPEVKMSDLGLIDVVNQKVIKQF; encoded by the coding sequence ATGAATAAAATAGATAGAAGAAAACTTATAGAAACTGCTCTAGGAAAGAGAGAAGCTACTCTTAAATTAGAGAACGCCAATCTTGTAAATGTATTTTCTGGGGAAATCTATATGGCAAATGTATATCTATACAATGAATATATTGCAGATGTTGTAGAAATTGAAAATGATAAAAATAAAAAAGCTGAAAAAGTTATAGACTTGAAAGGGCAATTCCTTGCTCCTGGATTTATTGACTCACACCTTCATATTGAAAGCAGTCATTTAACTCCATATCACTTTGCTGAAGCTGTCATTCCCAAAGGAACTACTACTATAATAGCAGATCCCCATGAAATTGGAAATGCTTTGGGAGAAGAGGGTGTTGACTATATGCTTGAGGCTTCTGAAAATCTTCCTATGAATCAATATTTTCTTATCCCTTCATGTGTTCCATCAGTAGTAGGTCTTGAAACTACTGGAGCTGAGCTTACAGCTGATATGATAGACAAAATGTTGGACAAAGATAGAATTTTAGGATTAGGTGAAGTTATGGATTATGTTGGTGTCATCAATTCTGACAAAAGAATGGAAGATATTGTAGATGCTGCATATCAAAAAGATAAATTTCTTCAAGGGCATGCTCCTGAAGTAACTGGTGAAAATCTTTCTGCATACCTATGTGGTGGCCCTGTATCATGTCATGAAGTAAGAAATGGAATCCATGCAAAAGAAAAAATAAGAAAAGGAATGATTGTAGATGCAAGAGAAAGCTCTATGTCTAAAAATATAACTTCTATTGTAGAAAATATAAAAGATTTTAAATCTCCTAGAAATTTAACTTTATGCACAGATGACAGAGAACCTAAAGATATCCTTGAAAAAGGACATATTAACGATTGTGTAAGAGTTGCTATAAAAGCTGGACTTGATCCAATAGAAGCAATAAGAGCAGTTACTTTAAATACTGCTCAAGCCTACCATTTAGAAAAATTAGGAGCTATAGCACCTGGATATTTTGCTGATATGGTAGTTTTTGATAACCTAAAAGATATCAATGTGAAATCTGTATATTATAAAGGTAAATTAGTTGCTGAAAATGACCAGATGACTGTTGAAATTAAAAAACCTGTTATTGAAATAGAAAACAGAAATACTGTGACTATAAAAGATTTTTCAGTGGAAGATTTTAAAATAAAAGTTCCAGTAGAAAATGGAAAAATAGAAATTATTGGTATGGAATACAAAGATAGAGTAAGAAGCATCACTAGAAAAAAAGTATTTGAAGTTCCTGTAAAAGATGGATATATTGATCTTAGTGGAACTGAGTTAAATTTTGTAGCCATTGCTAACAGATATCACAATGATAATATTGCTCTGGCAGTAGTTGAAAACTTCTATATGGCAAAGGGGGCTGTAGGAACTACTTATTCTCATGATTCTCATAATATCACTATTATATATAACGACCCTCAAGATGCTGTTGCAATTTCTAAAAGAATAGCTGAGATAGGTGGAGGAGTTGTAGTAGCTGAAAAAGGAAAAATAGTGGACGAGCTTCCATTTCCAATAGCTGGTATGCTTTCTCAAAAACCTGCTAAAGATGTCAGCTTAGATATTCAGAGAATGAATGCTCTTCTTAGAACCTATGGTATAGAAACTGACAGTCCAATAACTAGACCTAGTACTTTAGCTCTTATTGTTATTCCAGAGGTAAAAATGAGTGACCTTGGACTTATAGATGTAGTCAACCAAAAAGTTATCAAACAATTTTAA